The Deinococcus sonorensis KR-87 genome includes a window with the following:
- a CDS encoding elongation factor G: MPVRNVSVAAHSSAGKTTLTEALLHVSGAVSRPGSVDDGTSVSDHTEAERARGFSIQSSVVQLRLGETVVNLLDTPGYADFVREIRGAIRAADSVLVLVSAVSGVEVGTERVWATADRFNMPRIVLMSKMDRERADFYAVLSDIRASLKGPCVAASLPIGQEAQFEGVVDLLTRRAIRDGQPDGPVPDDLTGLVETYRTQLIEAIVETDDALVERYLEGETLDDQELRAAYLRAVHAGLLYPVLPVSAVRQIGLAPLTTLMVDGLRSPEERGPLTGQDGQKREPTPDAPFSARVWRTSVDPYLGRVAYLRVWSGRLHAGDTLLNSTIRLEVRPAHLYTVNGKDLTEVSELSAGMLGAITRVEAHTGDTLCDPAAPIQYDPLILPDPVHTVALHPRTRQDEDRLSAAMQRLLEEDPTLRYDHDPDTGELTLSGMGDLHLDIAVQKLAALGVALDTSTPKIAYRETLRGTAQAQGKHKKQSGGHGQYGDCTVRLEPSAAYTFGSEVVGGAIPGKYLPAIEKGVQEAMRRGVLAGYPVQGVRVAVLTGSYHEVDSSEQAFRMAGALAFRAAAQQARPVLQEPVMTLRVRVPAQYTGDIISDLQTRRARVQGMEPEGTVIVISAAVPQAEVQAYSAALRSMTGDRGAYSLKFSGYQDVPQALAERIIAERQRELAQG; encoded by the coding sequence ATGCCCGTACGGAACGTTTCGGTCGCCGCGCACAGCAGCGCGGGAAAAACCACGCTCACCGAGGCTCTGCTGCACGTCAGCGGAGCCGTTTCGCGTCCGGGGTCGGTGGACGACGGCACCAGCGTCTCGGATCACACCGAGGCTGAGCGGGCGCGCGGCTTCAGTATCCAGAGCAGCGTGGTGCAGCTGAGATTGGGCGAGACGGTCGTCAACCTGCTCGACACCCCCGGCTACGCTGACTTCGTGCGCGAGATCAGAGGTGCGATCCGGGCCGCCGACAGCGTGCTGGTGCTGGTGAGTGCGGTGAGCGGGGTGGAGGTGGGCACCGAGCGGGTGTGGGCCACCGCCGACCGCTTCAACATGCCGCGCATCGTGCTGATGTCCAAGATGGACCGCGAACGCGCCGACTTCTACGCGGTGCTGTCGGACATCCGGGCCAGCCTGAAGGGGCCATGTGTGGCGGCCAGCCTGCCGATCGGGCAGGAGGCGCAGTTCGAGGGGGTGGTGGACCTGCTGACCCGCCGGGCGATCCGGGACGGTCAGCCGGACGGGCCGGTGCCGGACGACCTGACCGGGCTGGTGGAGACGTACCGCACCCAGCTGATCGAGGCGATCGTGGAAACCGACGACGCCCTGGTGGAGCGCTACCTGGAAGGGGAGACGCTCGACGACCAGGAGCTGCGGGCCGCCTACCTGCGGGCGGTGCATGCCGGGCTGCTGTATCCGGTGCTGCCGGTGAGTGCGGTACGCCAGATCGGTCTGGCGCCGCTCACCACGCTGATGGTGGACGGCCTGCGCAGCCCCGAGGAGCGCGGGCCGCTCACCGGACAGGACGGCCAGAAGCGCGAGCCGACGCCGGACGCGCCGTTCAGCGCGCGGGTGTGGCGCACCAGCGTGGACCCCTATCTGGGCCGGGTGGCCTACCTGCGCGTCTGGAGTGGCCGGCTGCATGCCGGCGACACGCTGCTGAACAGCACCATCCGGCTGGAGGTGCGCCCCGCCCACCTGTACACCGTGAACGGCAAGGACCTGACCGAGGTGAGTGAGCTGAGCGCCGGCATGCTAGGTGCCATCACCCGGGTGGAGGCGCACACCGGCGACACGCTCTGTGACCCGGCGGCCCCGATCCAGTACGACCCGCTGATCCTGCCGGACCCAGTGCATACGGTGGCGCTGCACCCGCGCACCCGCCAGGACGAGGACCGGCTGTCGGCCGCCATGCAGCGGCTGCTGGAAGAGGACCCCACCCTGCGCTACGACCACGACCCGGACACCGGCGAGCTGACGCTGTCGGGCATGGGCGACCTGCATCTGGACATCGCGGTGCAGAAGCTGGCGGCGTTGGGAGTCGCGCTGGACACCAGCACCCCGAAGATCGCCTACCGAGAGACGCTGCGCGGCACCGCCCAGGCGCAGGGCAAGCACAAGAAACAGTCGGGCGGCCACGGGCAGTACGGCGACTGCACCGTGCGGCTGGAGCCGTCGGCGGCCTATACCTTCGGCAGCGAGGTGGTGGGCGGGGCCATTCCCGGCAAGTACCTGCCAGCCATCGAGAAGGGCGTGCAGGAGGCGATGCGGCGCGGCGTGCTGGCCGGCTACCCGGTGCAGGGCGTGCGGGTGGCGGTGCTGACCGGCAGCTACCACGAGGTGGACAGCAGCGAGCAGGCGTTCCGGATGGCCGGGGCGCTGGCGTTCCGGGCGGCGGCGCAGCAGGCCCGACCGGTGCTGCAGGAGCCGGTGATGACGCTGCGGGTGCGGGTGCCGGCCCAGTACACCGGCGACATCATCAGCGACCTGCAGACCCGCCGGGCGCGGGTGCAGGGCATGGAGCCGGAAGGCACCGTCATTGTGATCAGCGCGGCGGTGCCGCAGGCGGAAGTGCAGGCCTACAGCGCGGCGCTGCGCAGCATGACCGGCGACCGGGGTGCCTACAGCCTGAAGTTCTCCGGCTATCAGGACGTGCCGCAGGCGCTGGCCGAGCGCATCATCGCCGAGCGGCAGCGCGAGCTGGCCCAGGGCTGA
- a CDS encoding HD-GYP domain-containing protein produces the protein MFKRKAPAAVPPSAASASTPSEPDSVRLLTELLARPTQEGVLDAALAQAGPLLGAQVRGLGILRRGQDKVAAVLDYPRSLLGVELSGPWVSGRVRALTDGARELYAANGPEVTAQLDAAGMRAVGLSLVVPLADRGRGLGALLLDWTTGGTVTPAQQETMTRFGAAVGGLLGLIEGREEWRQAARQLTVAVVEAVESREFDALGHARQVAELAVQLGRGLGLSGRELDEVWYAATLHDLGKIHGENGHAQVGANFIEGVATLGEVQRAVRHHHERWDGQGEPDHLTGEDIPLYARLVAVANTYVRVGSVERVKAQAGKALDPRLVAALEKLNPDQR, from the coding sequence GTGTTCAAACGCAAAGCTCCCGCAGCCGTTCCGCCCAGCGCGGCCTCCGCCTCCACCCCCAGCGAGCCGGACAGCGTCCGCCTGCTGACTGAGCTGCTGGCCCGTCCGACCCAGGAGGGCGTGCTGGACGCGGCCCTCGCCCAGGCCGGCCCCCTGCTGGGCGCCCAGGTGCGCGGCCTGGGCATTCTGAGGCGCGGGCAGGACAAGGTGGCGGCGGTGCTGGACTATCCGCGCAGCCTGCTGGGCGTGGAGCTGAGCGGCCCGTGGGTGTCGGGGCGGGTTCGCGCGCTGACCGACGGAGCGCGCGAACTGTACGCCGCCAACGGCCCGGAGGTGACGGCCCAACTGGACGCCGCCGGCATGCGCGCGGTGGGCCTGTCGCTGGTGGTGCCGCTGGCCGACCGGGGCCGGGGACTGGGCGCGCTGCTGCTCGACTGGACCACGGGCGGTACCGTCACCCCGGCGCAGCAGGAGACGATGACCCGCTTCGGGGCCGCGGTGGGCGGCCTGCTGGGCCTGATCGAGGGCCGTGAGGAGTGGCGTCAGGCGGCCCGGCAGCTGACCGTGGCGGTGGTGGAGGCGGTGGAGAGCCGCGAGTTCGACGCGCTGGGCCACGCCCGGCAGGTGGCGGAGCTGGCGGTGCAGCTGGGACGCGGGCTGGGCCTGTCGGGCCGCGAGCTCGATGAGGTCTGGTACGCCGCCACCCTCCACGACCTGGGCAAGATTCACGGCGAGAACGGCCACGCCCAGGTGGGCGCCAACTTTATCGAGGGCGTGGCCACCCTGGGCGAGGTGCAGCGGGCCGTGCGGCACCACCACGAGCGCTGGGACGGCCAGGGCGAGCCGGACCACCTGACCGGCGAGGACATCCCGCTGTACGCGCGGCTGGTGGCGGTGGCCAACACCTACGTGCGGGTGGGCTCGGTGGAGCGGGTCAAGGCGCAGGCGGGCAAGGCGCTGGACCCCCGGCTGGTCGCGGCCCTGGAAAAGCTCAACCCGGACCAGCGCTGA
- a CDS encoding phosphotransferase family protein, with protein sequence MRAVSAGLPAHFPTLEARFGPLVASDAGMQSRVYRAGELMVKVYRTQRGEHRREAENLRRAGLGAWVVEALEADGVEALVMRRFEGRPLQADDVLQALPDLKRILAELHQQVQGRVDLVRLRERLKRFRSALAPYPLEDLLEAVEGPLERGELDVPAAFCHLDLWQDNILINPRTRELLVIDWTRAGWDDPLRDFALFKTGTLDLLPAQSSLDAALEMLPDRAPATLGRFRAYLAHTYLHDLYWFLMNEPYAFEEQRQVKLPRARHALAQLPG encoded by the coding sequence ATGCGAGCCGTGTCTGCTGGCCTGCCCGCCCACTTCCCGACCCTGGAGGCCCGCTTCGGTCCGCTGGTGGCGTCGGACGCCGGGATGCAGAGCCGGGTGTACCGGGCCGGCGAGCTGATGGTCAAGGTGTACCGCACCCAGCGCGGGGAGCACCGCCGCGAGGCCGAGAACCTGCGGCGGGCCGGGCTCGGCGCGTGGGTGGTGGAAGCGCTGGAGGCCGACGGCGTGGAGGCGCTGGTGATGCGCCGCTTCGAGGGCCGCCCGCTGCAGGCGGACGACGTGCTGCAGGCGCTGCCGGACCTCAAGCGCATTCTTGCCGAGCTGCACCAGCAGGTGCAGGGCCGGGTGGATCTGGTGCGGCTGCGCGAACGGCTCAAGCGCTTTCGCAGCGCCCTGGCCCCCTACCCGCTGGAGGACCTGCTGGAGGCGGTGGAGGGGCCGCTGGAGCGCGGCGAGCTGGACGTCCCGGCCGCCTTCTGTCATCTGGACCTGTGGCAGGACAATATCCTGATCAACCCCCGCACCCGTGAACTGCTGGTGATCGACTGGACCCGCGCCGGCTGGGACGACCCGCTGCGCGACTTCGCGCTGTTCAAGACCGGCACGCTGGACCTGCTGCCGGCCCAATCCAGCCTGGACGCGGCGCTGGAGATGCTGCCGGACCGGGCGCCGGCCACGCTGGGCCGCTTCCGCGCCTACCTCGCACACACCTACCTCCACGACCTGTACTGGTTTCTGATGAACGAGCCGTACGCCTTCGAGGAGCAGCGGCAGGTGAAACTGCCGCGCGCCCGGCACGCGTTGGCTCAGCTGCCCGGCTGA
- a CDS encoding YkgJ family cysteine cluster protein, which translates to MTRPPDPLHTTLRTAYARYQRQAGRWLDGYTRQGGQVYCGAGCFRCCDMPIRVSLAEARLTASELTAAQLNGMRQHARKTIRNARSARSLEQYVERHRQEVGFCPLLDREQGVCTAYEVRPTRCRDTYSAFPARYCAAGALEDMTRQELQAYRREVRRTPGTDGESHYIAPLEELSEPVWTQAARAMRQAWGLEVWGDFWVLTSLATDDAFMRAVEAGQADPARRRARALGLEHPELLEFA; encoded by the coding sequence ATGACCCGCCCACCGGACCCGCTGCACACCACCCTCCGGACCGCCTACGCCCGCTACCAGCGTCAGGCGGGCCGCTGGCTGGACGGCTACACCCGTCAGGGCGGACAGGTGTACTGCGGCGCCGGCTGCTTCCGCTGCTGCGACATGCCGATCCGGGTCAGCCTGGCTGAGGCGCGTCTGACCGCCAGCGAACTGACGGCCGCCCAGCTGAACGGCATGCGCCAGCACGCCCGCAAGACCATCCGCAATGCCCGCAGCGCCCGCAGCCTGGAGCAGTACGTGGAGCGGCACCGCCAGGAGGTGGGCTTCTGCCCGCTGCTGGACCGGGAGCAGGGCGTCTGCACCGCCTATGAGGTGCGGCCCACCCGCTGCCGCGACACCTACAGCGCCTTTCCGGCCCGTTACTGCGCCGCCGGCGCGCTGGAGGACATGACCCGTCAGGAACTTCAGGCGTACCGCCGCGAGGTGCGCCGGACGCCCGGCACCGACGGCGAGAGCCACTACATCGCGCCGCTGGAGGAACTGAGCGAGCCGGTGTGGACGCAGGCGGCGCGGGCCATGCGGCAGGCCTGGGGGCTGGAGGTGTGGGGCGACTTCTGGGTGCTAACCAGCCTTGCGACCGACGACGCATTCATGCGGGCGGTGGAGGCGGGGCAGGCGGACCCGGCGCGCCGCCGGGCGCGGGCGCTGGGCCTGGAGCACCCGGAGCTGCTGGAATTCGCCTGA
- a CDS encoding electron transfer flavoprotein subunit beta/FixA family protein: MKILTLIRQVPDAEARVKTSGNAVDLEGATLVMDGMDEYGVEQALRVRESGASVEEIIVLAVGPKRNEDALRTALAMGADRAIHVETDERLDPIALSRVVAQVAQAEGATLLLVGGQEADWDSQALGAATAERLGWPQLTWTNELKVEGEQISGRHDVDEGNESFTAALPAVVTTQQGLNEPRYPTLPNIMKAKKKELRKDTLETYGAKPAVAFVGAEIQSRARLNRLIDGKDPQAAAAELLNLLRNEAKVLA; the protein is encoded by the coding sequence ATGAAGATATTGACCCTGATCCGGCAGGTGCCGGACGCCGAGGCGCGTGTGAAGACCTCGGGCAACGCGGTGGACCTGGAAGGGGCCACCCTGGTGATGGACGGCATGGACGAGTACGGCGTGGAACAGGCGCTGCGGGTGCGCGAGTCGGGCGCCAGCGTCGAGGAGATCATCGTGCTGGCCGTCGGGCCCAAGCGCAACGAGGACGCGCTGCGGACCGCCCTGGCCATGGGCGCCGACCGGGCCATCCACGTCGAGACCGACGAGCGGCTGGACCCGATTGCGCTGAGCCGGGTCGTGGCGCAGGTGGCGCAGGCCGAGGGTGCCACCCTGCTGCTGGTGGGCGGCCAGGAGGCCGACTGGGACTCGCAGGCGCTGGGCGCGGCCACGGCTGAGCGGCTCGGCTGGCCGCAGCTCACCTGGACCAACGAGCTGAAGGTGGAGGGCGAGCAGATCAGCGGCCGCCACGACGTGGATGAGGGCAACGAGAGCTTCACGGCCGCGCTGCCGGCCGTGGTCACCACCCAGCAGGGCCTCAACGAGCCGCGCTACCCGACGCTGCCCAACATCATGAAGGCCAAGAAGAAGGAACTGCGCAAGGACACGCTGGAGACGTACGGCGCGAAGCCGGCCGTGGCGTTCGTGGGCGCCGAGATCCAGAGCCGCGCCCGGCTGAACCGGCTGATTGACGGCAAGGACCCGCAGGCGGCGGCCGCAGAGCTGCTGAACCTGCTCAGAAACGAAGCGAAGGTGCTGGCATGA
- a CDS encoding alpha/beta hydrolase family protein: protein MPFPAVVPGDPRPDAPALTARGPFPVGVLTLTVQHPDQLDVVAALAQPTLPDPLPRSERRLTVEVWYPARLADGQLEQIHYADRVVPAPGQPATPLEWLGRAVRDAAPEPQGGPHPLVLVSHGYPGSRYLLSYLCENLASKGYVVAAIDHTDSTYADLAAFASTLLNRPLDDQVVLDRLDALSAPGSGSPLSGLLDTSRTALIGYSMGGYGALNFAGAGFAPQTLAFVPGGALAGRLSGAYTVDPRLKAIVTFAPWGGPSAVRGLGVPAAEFGVWDAEGLAGVRVPCLFIAGDQDDVSGYRDGVRALFERAVHSERRMVVYRNARHNVAPNPPPPAADTLAPYMHYAEPAWDARRLNDLNCHFVTAFLNAQLKGETEALTYLDAPDGPGELKGFPARTSLGIELHRRPAR from the coding sequence GTGCCCTTTCCGGCGGTGGTGCCCGGCGATCCTCGCCCGGACGCCCCGGCCCTGACCGCCCGTGGCCCCTTCCCGGTGGGGGTGCTGACCCTGACGGTGCAGCACCCGGATCAGCTGGACGTGGTGGCGGCGCTGGCCCAGCCCACCCTGCCGGACCCGCTGCCGCGCTCGGAGCGGCGGCTGACGGTGGAGGTGTGGTATCCGGCCCGGCTGGCGGACGGTCAGCTGGAGCAGATCCACTACGCCGACCGCGTGGTGCCCGCCCCGGGCCAGCCGGCAACGCCCCTGGAGTGGCTGGGGCGCGCTGTCCGCGACGCGGCGCCCGAGCCGCAGGGCGGTCCCCACCCGCTGGTGCTGGTGTCGCACGGCTACCCCGGCAGCCGCTACCTGCTCAGCTACCTGTGCGAGAACCTGGCCAGCAAGGGCTACGTGGTGGCCGCCATCGACCACACCGACAGCACCTACGCCGATCTGGCCGCCTTCGCCAGCACCCTGCTGAACCGGCCCCTCGACGATCAGGTCGTGCTGGACCGGCTGGACGCACTCTCGGCCCCGGGCAGCGGGTCCCCGCTCAGCGGCCTGCTGGACACCTCCCGCACCGCCCTGATCGGCTACAGCATGGGCGGCTACGGGGCGCTGAACTTCGCCGGGGCCGGGTTTGCCCCGCAGACGCTGGCGTTCGTGCCGGGCGGCGCGCTGGCCGGCCGCCTGAGCGGGGCCTACACGGTGGACCCCCGGCTGAAGGCCATCGTGACCTTCGCGCCGTGGGGCGGCCCGTCGGCGGTGCGGGGCCTGGGTGTTCCAGCAGCCGAGTTCGGCGTCTGGGATGCCGAGGGCCTGGCGGGCGTGCGGGTGCCCTGCCTGTTCATTGCCGGCGACCAGGACGACGTGTCCGGATACCGGGACGGGGTGCGGGCCCTGTTCGAGCGCGCCGTTCACTCGGAGCGCCGCATGGTGGTGTACCGGAACGCCCGGCACAACGTGGCGCCCAACCCGCCGCCGCCCGCCGCCGACACCCTGGCCCCCTACATGCACTACGCCGAACCCGCCTGGGACGCGCGCCGCCTGAACGACCTGAACTGCCATTTCGTGACGGCCTTCCTGAACGCCCAGCTCAAGGGCGAGACGGAGGCGCTGACCTACCTGGACGCCCCGGACGGCCCCGGCGAACTGAAGGGCTTCCCGGCGCGCACGTCGCTGGGCATCGAGCTGCACCGGCGGCCGGCGAGGTAG
- a CDS encoding phospholipase A2 → MRRLLIASAVPLLLAACGQQVAQPSPQPLTAPYAERPELQDAGSQAILQRYANDPGLLAALQEAYGERPATLALPAAPVIHSLDLASDRLAYVKWVGWGTVANYDGQYASYAGTSLPYSGLDWSRDGCSAPDGLGLGYREDFRPACNVHDFGYRNLKVYERTDANRQTTDSAFYTNMKSICAAKSWYKRPACYSAAYAYYEGVRVGGSSSF, encoded by the coding sequence ATGCGCCGTCTGCTCATTGCCAGTGCCGTTCCGCTGCTGCTCGCCGCCTGTGGTCAGCAGGTCGCCCAGCCCAGCCCCCAGCCGCTGACCGCCCCCTACGCTGAGCGTCCGGAGCTGCAGGACGCCGGCAGCCAGGCGATCCTGCAGCGCTACGCCAACGATCCGGGCCTGCTGGCCGCGCTGCAGGAGGCCTACGGCGAGCGGCCCGCCACGCTGGCGCTACCCGCTGCGCCGGTCATCCATAGCCTGGACCTCGCCAGCGACCGGCTGGCCTACGTCAAGTGGGTGGGATGGGGCACGGTGGCCAATTATGACGGCCAGTACGCCAGTTACGCGGGCACCAGCCTGCCGTACAGCGGCCTGGACTGGAGCCGCGACGGGTGCAGCGCCCCCGACGGCCTGGGGCTCGGCTACCGCGAGGACTTCCGGCCCGCCTGCAACGTCCACGACTTCGGCTACCGCAACCTCAAGGTCTACGAGCGCACCGACGCCAACCGCCAGACCACCGATTCGGCCTTCTACACCAATATGAAGAGCATCTGCGCGGCCAAGAGCTGGTACAAGCGCCCGGCCTGCTACTCGGCGGCGTATGCGTATTACGAGGGCGTCCGGGTGGGCGGCAGCAGCAGCTTCTGA
- a CDS encoding 23S rRNA (cytosine(2499)-C(5))-methyltransferase: MPDAAPALPRLRLRVSAPAQARLRGGHPWLYESSIQQQNRPGEAGELAVVYDRQDRFLAIGLYDPASPIRLRVLHVGKPQTVDDRWWAQRLDAALDRRAGLFDARTDGYRLVNGESDGWPGLVLDRYAGTLVLKLYTAAWFPHLERLLTLLEERFPEMRVVLRLSRNIQAAAGAAGLHDGQLLRGTLDTDAVVFQESGLHFEAEVRQGQKTGFFLDQRENRRRVERLSAGRRVLNAFSFSGGFSLYAARGGAREVLSLDISRHALASAERNFALNRALPQVAAARHQTVQADVFEWLQTPQQPFGLIVLDPPSLARRESEREAAIRAYGRLASGAIRMLEPEGVLVSASCSAHVSAEEFYTVVREAARRSGRTVEELGTWQHAPDHHASFPEAEYLKAIFLRLK, from the coding sequence ATGCCCGACGCCGCCCCTGCCCTCCCCCGCCTGCGCCTGCGCGTCAGCGCTCCGGCCCAGGCCCGGCTGCGCGGCGGCCACCCCTGGCTGTACGAGAGCAGCATCCAGCAGCAGAACCGCCCCGGCGAGGCGGGTGAACTGGCGGTGGTCTACGACCGGCAGGACCGCTTCCTGGCCATCGGGCTCTATGACCCGGCCTCTCCCATCCGGCTGCGGGTGCTGCACGTGGGCAAACCGCAGACGGTGGACGACCGGTGGTGGGCGCAGCGGCTGGACGCGGCCCTGGACCGCCGCGCCGGCCTCTTTGATGCCCGGACCGACGGCTACCGCCTCGTCAACGGCGAGAGCGACGGCTGGCCGGGCCTGGTGCTGGACCGCTACGCGGGCACGCTGGTGCTCAAGCTCTACACCGCCGCGTGGTTCCCACACCTGGAGCGGCTGCTGACCCTGCTGGAGGAGCGGTTCCCGGAGATGCGGGTGGTGCTGAGGCTGAGCCGCAACATTCAGGCGGCGGCGGGAGCGGCTGGGCTGCACGACGGTCAGCTGCTGCGCGGCACCCTGGACACTGACGCGGTGGTGTTTCAGGAATCCGGGCTGCACTTTGAAGCCGAGGTGCGCCAGGGCCAGAAGACCGGGTTCTTTCTGGACCAGCGTGAGAACCGCCGCCGGGTGGAGCGGCTCTCGGCCGGGCGGCGGGTGCTGAACGCCTTCAGCTTCTCGGGCGGCTTCTCGCTGTACGCGGCGCGGGGCGGCGCCCGCGAGGTGCTGAGCCTCGACATCAGCCGGCACGCGCTGGCCAGCGCCGAGCGCAACTTCGCGCTGAACCGCGCGCTGCCGCAGGTGGCCGCCGCCCGGCATCAGACGGTGCAGGCCGACGTGTTCGAGTGGCTGCAGACCCCGCAGCAGCCGTTCGGGCTGATCGTGCTGGACCCGCCCTCGCTGGCCCGCCGCGAGAGTGAGCGCGAGGCCGCCATCCGCGCCTACGGGCGGCTCGCCTCCGGGGCCATCCGGATGCTGGAGCCGGAAGGCGTGCTGGTCTCGGCGTCGTGCTCGGCGCATGTGTCGGCCGAGGAGTTCTACACGGTGGTGCGCGAGGCGGCCCGGCGCAGTGGCCGCACCGTGGAGGAACTCGGCACGTGGCAGCACGCCCCGGACCACCACGCCAGCTTCCCGGAGGCCGAGTACCTGAAGGCCATTTTCCTGCGGCTGAAGTAG